In the Malus domestica chromosome 16, GDT2T_hap1 genome, one interval contains:
- the LOC103403031 gene encoding uncharacterized protein isoform X2, with translation MTADTTDPSYWLNWRFLVCAVWILSTIVAASILIWKYEGFKKSTTGRRTEDEREAVGALYEGEVWKTCLKGIHPAWLLAYRVIAFFVMLGLIVANVALDGGGIFYYYTQWTFALVTFYFGFGSSVSLCGIYKHRNRIGEDEERGAYVAPTLGESGNTFSGSKRLTHEEYPGREGAGACEYIFQIIYQMCGGAAVLTDCVYWLILSKSDTLDFMLVSMHSVNAVFLLGEAVLNNMRFPLFRIAYFVLWTGVFVIFQWIFHAFKSMAWPYSFLDLSSSYAPLWYIGIGLMHLPCYGFFAFIIRMKNLLLSRAFPESYQSER, from the exons ATGACTGCGGATACGACTGATCCGAGTTATTGGTTGAATTGGAGGTTTCTCGTTTGTGCAGTATGGATCTTATCTACCATCGTTGCAGCCTCAATTCTTATATGGAAATACGAAGGTTTCAAAAAATCAACAACGGGGAGGAGAACAGAAGATGAGCGAGAAGCGGTGGGGGCTTTGTACGAGGGTGAAGTCTGGAAGACGTGCCTTAAGGGAATTCATCCCGCGTGGTTACTTGCTTATAGAGTAATCGCTTTCTTTGTGATGTTGGGGTTGATAGTTGCCAATGTTGCTCTTGACGGAGGCGGCATCTTTTACTATTATACTCA GTGGACGTTTGCTTTGGTCACATTCTATTTCGGG TTTGGATCTTCAGTCTCGCTTTGCGGAATTTATAAGCATCGCAATAGGATTGGTGAGGATGAAGAGCGAGGCGCTTATGTTGCTCCGACACTAGGGGAGAGTGGCAATACGTTCAGTGGATCTAAAAGACTTACTCATGAAGAATATCCCGGCCGCGAAGGTGCAGGTGCATGCGAATACATCTTTCAAATTATTTATCAG ATGTGTGGAGGTGCCGCGGTTCTCACTGATTGCGTATATTGGCTCATTCTGTCCAAATCTGACACACTGGATTTT ATGCTGGTCAGTATGCACTCGGTCAATGCCGTTTTCCTCCTTGGCGAGGCAGTTTTGAATAACATG CGGTTTCCATTGTTCCGAATCGCATATTTTGTGCTGTGGACGGGAGTGTTCGTGATTTTCCAGTGGATATTCCATGCTTTCAAATCCATGGC GTGGCCTTATTCATTTCTCGACCTCTCATCCTCGTACGCTCCCTTATG GTATATTGGGATTGGATTGATGCATCTCCCATGCTACGGCTTCTTTGCTTTTATAATTAGGATGAAGAACTTGCTGTTGTCAAGAGCGTTTCCGGAGTCTTATCAGAGCGAGAGATGA
- the LOC103403031 gene encoding uncharacterized protein isoform X1: protein MSFFTGSSNRTSTRQPVMTADTTDPSYWLNWRFLVCAVWILSTIVAASILIWKYEGFKKSTTGRRTEDEREAVGALYEGEVWKTCLKGIHPAWLLAYRVIAFFVMLGLIVANVALDGGGIFYYYTQWTFALVTFYFGFGSSVSLCGIYKHRNRIGEDEERGAYVAPTLGESGNTFSGSKRLTHEEYPGREGAGACEYIFQIIYQMCGGAAVLTDCVYWLILSKSDTLDFMLVSMHSVNAVFLLGEAVLNNMRFPLFRIAYFVLWTGVFVIFQWIFHAFKSMAWPYSFLDLSSSYAPLWYIGIGLMHLPCYGFFAFIIRMKNLLLSRAFPESYQSER, encoded by the exons ATGAGTTTCTTCACAGGATCATCCAACCGCACTAGTACTAGGCAACCCGTCATGACTGCGGATACGACTGATCCGAGTTATTGGTTGAATTGGAGGTTTCTCGTTTGTGCAGTATGGATCTTATCTACCATCGTTGCAGCCTCAATTCTTATATGGAAATACGAAGGTTTCAAAAAATCAACAACGGGGAGGAGAACAGAAGATGAGCGAGAAGCGGTGGGGGCTTTGTACGAGGGTGAAGTCTGGAAGACGTGCCTTAAGGGAATTCATCCCGCGTGGTTACTTGCTTATAGAGTAATCGCTTTCTTTGTGATGTTGGGGTTGATAGTTGCCAATGTTGCTCTTGACGGAGGCGGCATCTTTTACTATTATACTCA GTGGACGTTTGCTTTGGTCACATTCTATTTCGGG TTTGGATCTTCAGTCTCGCTTTGCGGAATTTATAAGCATCGCAATAGGATTGGTGAGGATGAAGAGCGAGGCGCTTATGTTGCTCCGACACTAGGGGAGAGTGGCAATACGTTCAGTGGATCTAAAAGACTTACTCATGAAGAATATCCCGGCCGCGAAGGTGCAGGTGCATGCGAATACATCTTTCAAATTATTTATCAG ATGTGTGGAGGTGCCGCGGTTCTCACTGATTGCGTATATTGGCTCATTCTGTCCAAATCTGACACACTGGATTTT ATGCTGGTCAGTATGCACTCGGTCAATGCCGTTTTCCTCCTTGGCGAGGCAGTTTTGAATAACATG CGGTTTCCATTGTTCCGAATCGCATATTTTGTGCTGTGGACGGGAGTGTTCGTGATTTTCCAGTGGATATTCCATGCTTTCAAATCCATGGC GTGGCCTTATTCATTTCTCGACCTCTCATCCTCGTACGCTCCCTTATG GTATATTGGGATTGGATTGATGCATCTCCCATGCTACGGCTTCTTTGCTTTTATAATTAGGATGAAGAACTTGCTGTTGTCAAGAGCGTTTCCGGAGTCTTATCAGAGCGAGAGATGA